One part of the Cyclobacteriaceae bacterium genome encodes these proteins:
- a CDS encoding HEAT repeat domain-containing protein translates to MAKFFPVSVRTRTQEQKQVAFMLATGFFMGVFIATYQVTADSLFLNKLGEHLDKAFLITGILGILSTGIFSILQNYIRFSMLTLLVVAGVFSFSLGVYILLNYGNPAWQNLLVFAMFAFSGPIIALLFLSYWGTFGRLFNFRQSKSIIGWIDTGQLIAAIGASFIIPFTARLVPETSDYLLVCCVAIFMVGVLLALISGRFELSKNNPREFDAEVRKESSVRRMFSDKYILLMSMLLAVSMTAFVFNQFSFQELVREQYPNQRDLTDFNAFFTGAVYALSLIMQTFVNNRIISNYGLRVSLFILPIVLGVLSLGSIIAGTFFGVDKVSSPTGFIFFFLFVAMSRLFNWTLRESLENPVFKLFFIPLDNRIRFNVQARVEGLVNESSRFIAGLLIFGLAFIPAFEVIHISVLLVLLAIAYFFVVNRLYSGYKDKIRQKLESSEFQQDKLEKGFTQITHRLESMMAIPDSSKAVFSYKLLEKINASQTTVWINDLIKNQDDSVRHYAQEKMNEMKGLSVSDKYVIRLDQNKVEREDKSMLSVADLQMIIDNNGDITKQRIQRLSRSQNPSDRQYAAELLLHTSAEECISFLIELLSDTESKVRNTAIKSAIKKNNPEVINALIENMSNPVYSNQAMNALVLIGPKTLPALDAAFFRSGQSTHLMQRIIQAAGRIGGQRARDLLWNKIDYPNKVVVSQVLLSLGECGFKAGISQVTRIKYAIEADIADIRWNLSAVQEIGSEGFNINIVNSLRWEIQNDIEHIYMLLAMLYDTRSIQLVKENIDSGTPEGITYAVELLDVFLSEQLKQRVIPILDDISDNERIAKLDLFYPRVKLDSRLVLKFIINRDFTQSNRWTKACVLYEIGLQCIEDFKLDLIAQMFNPDLLIREVAAWSLSQISSAEYRKNVKRLPPEQCKALDEIVLSERMSRFSKVMFFQQVEIFDGVPGITLSHLADISTEINLKEGDTLALDEKLNNNFYVLARGEVDFYQQGDYRASFGRGQFIGELLSLPNFVTTNLIKAKSNISLLGINKDQFYELLSDDVRLADKVLEFV, encoded by the coding sequence CTATGCTCACCCTGCTTGTGGTTGCGGGTGTCTTCTCATTCAGTTTAGGCGTTTACATTTTACTTAACTACGGCAATCCAGCATGGCAGAACCTACTGGTGTTTGCCATGTTTGCCTTTTCAGGGCCAATTATTGCGCTGTTGTTTTTAAGTTATTGGGGCACTTTCGGACGCCTCTTCAATTTCCGTCAATCAAAAAGCATTATCGGGTGGATTGACACCGGCCAACTTATTGCAGCCATCGGGGCATCTTTTATCATCCCCTTTACGGCCAGGCTTGTGCCCGAAACGTCAGACTATTTACTGGTTTGCTGCGTGGCCATTTTTATGGTAGGTGTTTTATTGGCCTTGATTTCTGGCCGGTTCGAACTTTCCAAAAATAACCCGCGCGAGTTTGATGCTGAAGTACGAAAGGAATCGAGCGTGCGCAGGATGTTTTCGGACAAGTACATACTGCTCATGTCAATGCTATTAGCGGTTTCCATGACGGCATTTGTGTTTAACCAGTTTTCTTTTCAGGAACTGGTGCGGGAACAATACCCCAACCAACGTGACCTTACCGATTTCAATGCCTTTTTTACAGGAGCCGTTTATGCGTTAAGCCTTATCATGCAAACATTTGTGAACAACCGTATTATCAGTAATTACGGCTTGCGCGTTTCCCTGTTTATACTTCCCATTGTATTAGGTGTTCTGTCCCTGGGGTCGATCATTGCCGGGACTTTTTTTGGGGTGGATAAAGTAAGTTCCCCCACGGGTTTCATTTTCTTCTTCCTGTTTGTGGCCATGAGCCGGTTGTTTAACTGGACGTTGCGCGAATCCCTGGAGAACCCCGTGTTTAAACTTTTCTTTATCCCGCTTGATAACCGCATCCGCTTTAACGTTCAGGCTCGCGTTGAAGGATTGGTCAATGAGAGTTCGAGGTTTATCGCGGGTCTCCTGATTTTTGGGCTTGCCTTTATACCGGCTTTCGAGGTCATTCATATTTCAGTGCTGTTGGTACTGTTGGCCATAGCCTACTTTTTTGTGGTTAACAGGCTCTATTCAGGCTATAAAGATAAGATTCGTCAAAAGCTGGAAAGCTCTGAATTTCAACAGGATAAACTTGAGAAAGGGTTTACCCAAATAACCCACAGGCTTGAAAGTATGATGGCAATTCCCGACAGCAGCAAAGCTGTTTTTTCCTATAAGCTATTGGAAAAGATTAACGCCAGTCAAACCACGGTTTGGATCAATGACCTGATAAAAAACCAGGATGACTCGGTGCGGCATTATGCCCAGGAAAAGATGAATGAAATGAAGGGGCTTTCGGTTTCCGATAAGTATGTCATCCGGCTGGACCAGAACAAAGTTGAACGGGAAGATAAAAGCATGCTGTCGGTGGCCGATTTGCAAATGATCATCGACAACAACGGGGATATCACCAAACAACGCATTCAGCGGTTGTCCCGTTCACAAAACCCAAGCGACCGGCAGTATGCTGCTGAACTGTTGTTGCATACATCGGCCGAGGAGTGTATATCGTTTCTAATCGAGCTATTATCTGACACCGAATCAAAGGTGAGGAATACCGCAATCAAGTCGGCCATCAAGAAAAACAATCCTGAAGTTATCAATGCATTAATTGAGAACATGAGCAACCCGGTGTACAGCAACCAGGCCATGAATGCATTGGTTTTGATTGGCCCTAAAACCTTGCCCGCTTTGGATGCGGCCTTTTTCCGCAGTGGACAAAGCACACACCTGATGCAACGCATTATACAAGCCGCGGGCAGGATAGGAGGACAGCGTGCACGCGACCTGTTGTGGAATAAAATAGATTACCCCAATAAGGTAGTTGTTTCCCAAGTGCTGCTTTCATTGGGAGAGTGTGGGTTTAAAGCGGGCATCTCCCAGGTAACGCGCATCAAGTACGCTATTGAAGCCGATATTGCCGATATACGATGGAACTTGAGTGCTGTACAGGAAATTGGATCAGAAGGGTTTAATATTAACATTGTCAACTCATTACGTTGGGAAATCCAAAATGACATTGAACACATATACATGCTGTTGGCCATGCTTTACGACACGCGGTCCATCCAACTTGTAAAGGAGAATATAGATAGCGGAACCCCGGAGGGCATAACCTATGCCGTTGAGTTGTTGGACGTATTCTTATCCGAACAACTAAAGCAAAGGGTTATCCCCATCCTGGATGATATTTCCGATAATGAGCGTATCGCTAAACTCGACCTGTTTTATCCCCGTGTAAAACTTGACTCCAGGTTAGTGCTTAAGTTCATCATCAACCGCGACTTTACCCAATCTAACCGGTGGACTAAGGCTTGCGTTCTCTATGAAATTGGTTTGCAGTGCATTGAGGATTTTAAGCTTGATCTGATCGCCCAAATGTTCAATCCCGATTTGCTGATTCGGGAAGTGGCGGCATGGTCGCTTTCGCAAATAAGTTCGGCAGAGTATAGGAAGAACGTGAAACGCTTACCACCTGAACAATGTAAGGCATTGGATGAAATAGTGCTCTCTGAACGGATGAGCCGCTTTAGCAAAGTGATGTTCTTTCAGCAGGTAGAAATTTTTGATGGTGTACCCGGCATCACCCTCAGTCATTTGGCCGATATAAGTACGGAGATCAATTTAAAGGAAGGGGATACCCTTGCTTTGGACGAAAAATTAAACAACAATTTTTATGTTTTAGCCAGGGGGGAAGTTGACTTCTATCAGCAAGGTGATTACAGGGCATCATTTGGCCGGGGACAGTTTATTGGTGAGTTGCTATCGTTACCCAATTTTGTAACGACCAACCTGATAAAAGCAAAATCGAACATTAGTTTGCTGGGCATCAATAAAGATCAGTTCTATGAGTTGCTCTCCGATGATGTGCGGTTAGCCGATAAGGTATTGGAATTCGTTTAA
- a CDS encoding High-affnity carbon uptake protein Hat/HatR translates to MLTQSSHTERNQAEYDVLTEIQPDGSNPFPGLRPFTVDECHLYFGREGQVDDILLKLSRNRFVCVMGYSGSGKSSLMSCGLVPVLYGGFVTHSSPHWHVIIARPGASPLQNLTDAVVDYLIAHNRVAEDDRAVHTAIINSVLRSGSHGLIEVSKYLQQHKLDNVFFMVDQFEELFRFHETESSDEVFDETQLYVNLILNAIHQQDTPVYIAVTMRSDFIAKCSAFSGLTEIINESNYLVPQMTRDQKRMAIEGPIAVGGGRISQRLVKRLLADMGRNQDQLPILQHALMRTWDYWVANREPGEPMDIRHYNAIGKISQALSLHANEIFDELSPRQKEIAEILFKSVTEKSADNRGMRRPARLGLIAEISDADEDEIAEVVEHFRKPGRSFLMPAHTISLNADSQVELSHESLMRIWNRLNTWVEEEFESAAMYKRISEAAAMYQIGKTSLWRPPDLQLALNWQKKQRPTREWAQRYDEAFERAIVFLDTSRITYEAELKNQELQQKRMLQRARVTAIVLGIAAVIALLFLVFAYTQKIAADNSAIEAKLQEAKAIEQANAAELARQDAEAQRLKVEAANKELEEAKGAVEDALKIAKIERDRAEALLLLAQQRTQEAITAGEQERAARLFAEQETARAEANFEVANRLYFLAKAQEMAGKSVQEDDDKDLAGTLAMQAYHFHKRYDGKRYDPYIYNALYHALTVSSGLSYNAIKVPGPSRNRMNALAISDKGTTYYAAGADGRIFMGDYEKRTGKPTAYQNPFPNKVLALSKDERYLVNGTDSATVQVFDLQKETAKPLLVSNLKGATNAIEFLPDNSGFIVSKSDKTLSFVDHQTGKVRTLVTTPSELKAISISPDSKNLVGASWTGQLVLVNLETNAIETLVSYEASQILSVNYSPDGKMVAYGTFEKNEKRGLVKLYNIGQRKEERQFTGHKAGVYDVEFSPDGKLLASAGSDRLLQMWVLDFIEDLPVKMDNNNGFIWDIAFSNDSKYLIAAGHESEIRVWPTDPQLLANQICPQLKRNMTEEEWKKYVGDDIKYESTCVNLLIKDY, encoded by the coding sequence ATGCTGACGCAATCATCCCATACGGAAAGAAACCAGGCAGAGTACGATGTGTTGACTGAGATTCAACCGGATGGTTCCAATCCCTTTCCCGGATTGCGCCCTTTTACGGTAGATGAATGTCATCTCTACTTTGGCCGTGAGGGACAAGTTGATGATATTTTACTTAAGCTCTCCCGCAACAGGTTTGTTTGTGTAATGGGTTATTCCGGGAGCGGAAAATCTTCTTTAATGTCGTGTGGATTGGTACCCGTATTGTATGGCGGCTTTGTTACCCATTCAAGTCCGCATTGGCATGTTATCATTGCCCGGCCGGGAGCCTCACCGCTACAAAACCTCACCGATGCTGTTGTTGATTATCTGATCGCGCACAATAGGGTTGCTGAAGATGACCGTGCCGTTCACACAGCAATTATTAATTCAGTATTGCGCAGCGGGTCACATGGACTTATCGAAGTTTCAAAATATTTACAGCAGCACAAACTCGACAATGTATTTTTCATGGTCGACCAGTTTGAGGAGTTGTTTCGCTTTCACGAGACTGAGTCATCTGATGAAGTATTTGACGAGACTCAGCTCTACGTAAACCTTATTCTCAATGCTATCCATCAACAAGATACACCGGTATATATTGCTGTTACCATGCGGTCAGATTTTATTGCCAAGTGTTCTGCCTTCAGTGGATTAACAGAAATAATAAACGAAAGTAATTACCTGGTTCCGCAAATGACGCGGGATCAAAAACGTATGGCCATTGAGGGGCCTATTGCGGTTGGCGGTGGTCGTATATCACAACGCTTAGTGAAACGCCTTTTGGCCGATATGGGCCGCAATCAGGATCAGTTGCCCATCCTGCAGCACGCATTAATGCGCACCTGGGATTACTGGGTTGCCAATCGCGAACCCGGTGAACCGATGGACATCCGGCATTACAATGCCATTGGCAAAATAAGCCAGGCGTTATCCCTTCATGCCAATGAAATTTTTGATGAATTATCTCCGCGCCAAAAGGAGATTGCCGAAATACTTTTTAAAAGCGTAACTGAAAAAAGTGCCGATAACCGGGGTATGCGTAGGCCTGCCCGGTTAGGCTTGATTGCTGAAATATCCGATGCCGATGAAGATGAGATTGCCGAGGTGGTAGAACATTTTCGCAAACCAGGGCGATCATTCCTTATGCCTGCCCATACCATTTCGTTAAATGCCGATTCACAGGTTGAACTTTCTCATGAAAGCTTGATGCGTATTTGGAACCGATTGAACACCTGGGTAGAGGAGGAGTTTGAATCGGCCGCCATGTACAAGCGCATTTCGGAGGCGGCCGCGATGTACCAGATCGGAAAGACCAGTTTGTGGAGGCCTCCCGATTTGCAACTGGCCCTTAACTGGCAGAAGAAACAACGCCCTACACGCGAATGGGCGCAACGTTACGATGAAGCTTTTGAGCGGGCTATTGTATTTCTGGACACCAGCCGCATTACCTATGAAGCGGAGTTAAAAAACCAGGAGTTGCAGCAGAAGCGTATGCTGCAGCGGGCACGTGTTACCGCTATTGTTTTAGGTATAGCTGCCGTGATAGCATTGCTGTTCCTGGTGTTTGCTTACACGCAAAAGATTGCCGCAGATAACAGTGCTATTGAAGCAAAATTACAGGAAGCCAAAGCCATTGAGCAGGCCAATGCTGCTGAGTTAGCCAGGCAAGATGCAGAGGCGCAGCGACTAAAAGTTGAAGCAGCCAATAAAGAGTTGGAAGAAGCAAAAGGTGCCGTTGAAGACGCCTTGAAAATAGCAAAAATTGAAAGGGATAGGGCAGAAGCCTTATTGCTATTAGCACAGCAACGTACACAAGAAGCAATTACCGCAGGTGAACAGGAAAGGGCAGCCAGATTATTTGCCGAACAGGAGACAGCCCGCGCTGAAGCAAATTTTGAAGTAGCCAACCGATTATACTTTCTGGCTAAAGCCCAGGAGATGGCAGGTAAATCTGTTCAGGAAGATGACGACAAGGACCTGGCCGGCACATTGGCCATGCAGGCCTATCACTTTCATAAACGGTATGACGGTAAGCGTTATGATCCGTACATATACAATGCGTTGTACCATGCCTTAACCGTTTCATCCGGTTTAAGTTATAATGCCATTAAAGTACCTGGGCCTTCACGCAACCGGATGAATGCACTGGCGATTTCCGATAAGGGCACAACTTATTATGCGGCTGGGGCCGATGGAAGGATTTTTATGGGGGATTATGAAAAGCGCACCGGTAAGCCAACAGCTTATCAAAATCCTTTCCCCAACAAAGTGCTGGCCTTAAGTAAAGACGAACGCTACCTGGTTAATGGAACAGATTCCGCAACGGTCCAGGTATTTGATTTGCAAAAAGAAACTGCCAAACCGTTACTCGTCAGCAACCTTAAAGGCGCAACCAATGCGATTGAATTCCTTCCGGATAATTCAGGTTTTATTGTGAGCAAATCCGATAAAACACTTTCATTTGTCGATCATCAAACCGGAAAAGTACGAACCTTAGTTACAACACCATCAGAACTTAAGGCCATATCCATTAGCCCCGATAGCAAAAACCTGGTAGGAGCTTCGTGGACAGGCCAACTAGTTTTGGTCAATCTTGAGACCAATGCCATCGAAACACTGGTTAGCTATGAAGCATCGCAAATACTTTCCGTTAACTATAGCCCCGATGGAAAAATGGTTGCTTACGGAACTTTTGAAAAGAATGAGAAGCGTGGTTTGGTGAAGTTATACAACATAGGCCAGCGCAAGGAAGAAAGACAATTCACCGGCCATAAGGCAGGTGTTTATGATGTTGAGTTTAGCCCGGATGGGAAACTATTGGCCAGTGCCGGCAGTGACCGTTTGCTGCAGATGTGGGTGCTTGATTTCATTGAAGACCTTCCGGTTAAAATGGACAACAACAACGGGTTTATTTGGGACATAGCGTTCTCTAACGACTCAAAATATTTAATTGCCGCAGGACATGAATCGGAGATAAGGGTATGGCCAACCGATCCGCAATTGCTGGCTAACCAAATATGCCCGCAGTTAAAACGAAATATGACAGAAGAGGAGTGGAAGAAGTACGTAGGGGATGATATAAAATATGAATCGACCTGCGTTAACCTGCTCATCAAAGATTATTAG
- a CDS encoding PorT family protein, with product MNRPALTCSSKIISHGMGLIRFIVGFFIISVFTWPAFAQEDRTDCERTLINAIEEFNAGRFYGVPIMLKPCIDRGFSREQRQRAFLLLAQTYLLLDDPLAAENSYLEVLRANPEFETDTALHPIDLVYLSKKFTADPIFSVFARVGGNTAPVRVIETVSPSGLPVNNNYNLRLGFQLAGGIDFNFNRFLSIGAEGEWRFTSYRKVQTRFSDDLLDLTSNQSWFTIPVFVKYSYTTGKLRPYGYGGFAIHLITSDNAKFVSQKRDLSDLNPLILPEREIPKRSLMDFRNTLNRSLLVGGGLRYKYGLDYFFVDVRYYLGLSNLVVPTSSASYSGVLAELGHADDMFRMDNFSISIGYYHPFYNPRKLKHARTKSILRDINKSAK from the coding sequence ATGAATCGACCTGCGTTAACCTGCTCATCAAAGATTATTAGCCATGGCATGGGATTGATACGATTTATAGTTGGCTTTTTCATCATCAGTGTGTTTACCTGGCCTGCCTTTGCCCAGGAGGACCGCACCGATTGTGAGCGAACGCTTATCAATGCCATTGAAGAGTTTAATGCCGGAAGGTTTTACGGTGTTCCAATAATGCTAAAGCCCTGTATTGACCGTGGGTTCTCCCGGGAGCAAAGACAGCGTGCATTTTTATTATTGGCGCAAACCTATCTTTTGCTGGACGATCCGCTGGCTGCCGAAAATAGTTACCTTGAAGTACTTCGCGCCAACCCGGAGTTTGAAACGGACACCGCATTACACCCGATTGACCTGGTCTACCTGAGTAAAAAGTTTACAGCCGACCCAATCTTCTCTGTATTTGCCCGGGTAGGTGGGAATACCGCTCCGGTAAGGGTAATTGAAACGGTTAGCCCCTCAGGCCTTCCTGTTAACAACAACTATAATTTGCGCTTAGGCTTTCAGTTGGCTGGCGGTATTGATTTTAATTTTAATCGATTCCTGTCCATTGGCGCAGAGGGCGAGTGGCGTTTTACATCATACCGCAAGGTACAAACAAGGTTTAGTGACGATCTCCTGGATTTGACCTCTAACCAATCCTGGTTTACTATACCTGTCTTCGTTAAGTATTCTTACACAACGGGTAAATTGCGTCCCTATGGGTATGGTGGATTTGCTATCCACTTAATCACCTCCGATAACGCTAAGTTTGTTTCGCAAAAACGCGATCTCTCAGACCTTAATCCTTTAATCCTGCCCGAACGCGAAATCCCCAAACGATCGCTGATGGACTTCAGGAATACCCTTAATCGATCGCTACTGGTAGGGGGTGGCTTGCGGTATAAATATGGGCTTGATTATTTCTTTGTTGATGTTCGTTATTACCTGGGGTTGTCTAACCTCGTTGTGCCGACATCATCGGCAAGTTATTCAGGTGTTTTGGCTGAACTCGGTCATGCAGATGATATGTTCCGGATGGATAATTTTTCCATCAGCATTGGATATTATCATCCGTTTTACAACCCGCGTAAGTTGAAGCACGCACGCACCAAATCTATCCTGAGAGACATCAATAAATCTGCAAAATGA
- a CDS encoding response regulator encodes MKNLINYIKKGKFYQAAVEDGSDIIFIVDFDGTILYHNASVRETLGYRARSLVGKNFFDFILPEKLNEFRGEFHKSRRKAYNQKVEFQFLCKDKTYRFLEFNSINLKHKDKLNGLILDCRDITQRKRDAEEMVRLQKAKEQFLANISHEIRTPINGIAGMAGLLSKEQNQEERQTYLNAILHSAENLKVIINDILDLAAIESGKLKFEKIAFNLADLLPSLISTFKYQAEEKKILLDYTLEEKANRILLGDPVRLNQILINLISNAVKFTHTGSILVNASVQREQKGKCWIEISVTDTGVGIPEEKLKTIFESFSQADESVTRRYGGTGLGLTIAKQLVELQKGCISVKSKQHVGSVFSIVIPYATSQSKRLVTSTHPRRNHQKHTTLQQPVNVLLVEDNDINRLYAQSILRGWNCKTDVAENGLVAIEKLKSKEYDVVLMDIQMPVMDGYEATKVIRMMAPPINSIPIVALTANATKNDIDRCREAGMNHYLAKPFTPEDLYNKLFEELKLNHEIVPVASVQNEKKLYDLSYLKKVSNNNKAFIDEMVQTFIQTIPGSLDQIEETFQQADWLKTSRLVHQIKPSLTLLGIHALKDTAVILEEAFKTEPEPSEENIDSLRKFTKALRQTVNELKAHFKA; translated from the coding sequence ATGAAGAACCTGATCAACTACATCAAAAAGGGGAAATTTTACCAGGCTGCCGTTGAGGACGGTTCGGATATTATTTTCATTGTTGATTTCGATGGTACCATCTTGTACCACAATGCATCCGTACGGGAAACACTCGGGTACAGGGCCAGGAGTTTGGTCGGCAAGAACTTTTTCGATTTCATCCTTCCGGAAAAGCTAAATGAATTCAGGGGCGAGTTCCATAAAAGCCGAAGAAAAGCCTACAACCAAAAAGTTGAGTTTCAGTTTCTATGCAAAGATAAAACCTACCGCTTCCTTGAGTTTAACTCCATTAACCTGAAGCACAAGGACAAATTAAATGGGTTAATACTCGATTGCCGCGACATTACGCAACGTAAAAGGGACGCGGAAGAAATGGTGCGTTTACAAAAAGCCAAGGAACAATTTTTAGCAAACATCAGTCATGAAATACGCACGCCCATAAATGGAATTGCCGGAATGGCAGGCTTGCTCAGCAAAGAACAAAATCAAGAAGAAAGGCAAACCTATCTGAACGCCATTCTCCATTCGGCTGAGAACCTGAAAGTAATTATCAATGACATCCTTGATTTGGCCGCCATTGAATCGGGTAAACTGAAATTTGAAAAAATTGCTTTTAACCTGGCCGATCTGTTACCCTCGCTGATCAGCACTTTTAAATACCAGGCCGAGGAGAAAAAGATATTATTGGACTACACCCTTGAAGAGAAAGCAAACCGCATACTCTTAGGTGACCCGGTAAGGCTTAACCAAATATTGATCAACCTCATCAGTAATGCCGTAAAATTCACACACACTGGATCCATTTTAGTAAATGCATCGGTGCAACGTGAACAAAAAGGCAAGTGTTGGATTGAAATTTCCGTTACCGATACAGGTGTGGGCATACCGGAAGAAAAGTTAAAAACCATATTCGAAAGCTTTAGCCAGGCCGATGAAAGTGTAACCAGGCGTTATGGCGGTACAGGCCTCGGCCTTACCATTGCCAAACAACTGGTAGAACTTCAAAAAGGATGTATTAGTGTAAAAAGTAAACAACATGTAGGCTCTGTCTTTTCCATTGTTATCCCCTACGCTACCTCACAATCAAAACGCCTGGTCACCTCTACTCACCCAAGGCGTAACCATCAAAAGCACACTACCCTTCAGCAGCCCGTAAACGTACTGCTGGTGGAAGATAATGATATTAACCGCCTGTACGCCCAAAGCATTTTGCGGGGCTGGAATTGTAAAACTGATGTAGCCGAAAACGGGTTGGTAGCGATTGAGAAATTGAAGAGTAAGGAATATGATGTTGTTTTGATGGACATACAAATGCCCGTAATGGATGGCTATGAGGCCACCAAAGTCATTCGCATGATGGCGCCCCCGATCAATTCCATTCCCATAGTTGCCCTAACCGCCAATGCTACCAAAAACGATATTGACCGGTGCCGCGAAGCCGGTATGAATCATTATTTGGCAAAACCTTTTACACCCGAGGATTTATACAACAAACTCTTTGAAGAACTTAAGCTGAACCATGAAATTGTACCTGTAGCCAGCGTACAAAATGAAAAGAAGCTGTATGATTTAAGTTACCTGAAAAAGGTGTCGAATAATAATAAAGCGTTTATTGACGAGATGGTGCAAACGTTTATACAAACTATTCCTGGTTCGCTTGATCAAATAGAGGAAACCTTTCAGCAAGCCGATTGGTTGAAGACTTCGCGGTTGGTTCACCAGATAAAGCCTTCATTAACTTTGTTGGGTATACATGCCCTGAAAGATACGGCAGTAATACTGGAGGAAGCGTTTAAGACAGAACCAGAACCATCGGAAGAAAATATTGATTCGCTAAGAAAATTCACCAAGGCACTTCGCCAAACGGTAAACGAGCTTAAAGCACACTTTAAAGCCTAG
- a CDS encoding sigma-54-dependent Fis family transcriptional regulator produces the protein MYEKDPVKIFVVEDDVAYTKFLKYVLGLNPDFEVEYYTTGKECISNLHKNPSIITLDYSLPDMTGENVLEQIRNYDPNINVVIVSAQEKIGTAVELLKSGAYDYITKDQDTKDRLLNSINHARNKSSLIKEIDHLKKEITEKYEFEKSIIGNSIALKGVFQLLEKAVGTNISVSITGETGTGKELVAKAIHYNSKRKNKPFIAVNIAAIPRELLESELFGHEKGSFTGAVSRRIGKFEEAEGGTLFLDEIGEMDPSLQAKILRVLQEREVIRIGGNQVIKLDVRIITATHKDLAEEVKNGKFREDLYYRLMGMPINLPPLRERGNDVILIAKYFLDQFSKDNQLPKFLLSQEAQAKLLEYPFPGNIRELKSVIELAAVMCEDNIIEPRNLTFGNAKRPEYLLNQEMSMQEYMYRIIRHYLNRYDNNVLEVAKKLDIGKSSLYRYLKEMEEAGI, from the coding sequence ATGTACGAGAAAGATCCTGTTAAAATCTTTGTAGTAGAGGATGATGTGGCCTACACCAAGTTCCTGAAGTATGTTTTGGGCCTGAATCCCGACTTTGAGGTTGAATACTATACCACAGGCAAAGAATGCATCAGTAACCTGCACAAAAATCCATCAATCATAACGCTCGACTATTCCTTACCGGATATGACCGGAGAAAACGTGTTGGAGCAAATCCGCAATTATGATCCGAACATAAACGTGGTCATAGTCTCTGCCCAGGAGAAGATCGGTACTGCCGTGGAGCTATTGAAATCAGGTGCATACGATTACATCACCAAAGATCAGGATACTAAAGACAGGCTGTTAAACTCCATTAACCACGCCCGCAACAAATCCTCACTGATAAAAGAAATCGATCACCTGAAGAAGGAAATCACCGAAAAGTACGAGTTTGAAAAGAGTATTATCGGAAACAGTATAGCGCTAAAAGGTGTGTTTCAATTGCTCGAAAAAGCTGTAGGCACCAATATATCTGTTTCTATAACAGGTGAAACAGGAACTGGTAAAGAGCTGGTAGCCAAGGCTATACACTATAACAGCAAACGAAAAAATAAACCCTTTATAGCGGTGAATATTGCGGCCATCCCGCGTGAATTGCTGGAAAGTGAGCTGTTCGGCCATGAAAAAGGCTCCTTTACCGGTGCGGTGTCCAGGCGCATTGGAAAATTTGAAGAAGCAGAAGGTGGTACGTTGTTTTTGGATGAGATTGGCGAAATGGATCCTTCGCTGCAGGCTAAAATACTGCGGGTGTTGCAAGAGCGGGAAGTAATACGTATTGGCGGCAACCAGGTGATTAAACTGGATGTGCGCATTATTACGGCCACCCATAAAGACCTTGCCGAAGAAGTGAAAAATGGCAAGTTCCGCGAAGACCTGTACTACCGGCTTATGGGCATGCCCATAAACCTTCCTCCCCTGCGCGAACGCGGCAACGATGTAATACTCATTGCCAAATATTTTCTCGACCAGTTTTCAAAAGACAACCAATTGCCAAAATTTTTGCTTTCGCAGGAAGCCCAGGCCAAGTTGCTGGAATATCCCTTTCCGGGTAACATCCGCGAACTTAAATCGGTTATTGAACTGGCCGCGGTAATGTGCGAGGACAACATCATTGAACCCAGGAACCTTACCTTTGGCAATGCCAAAAGGCCCGAGTACTTGCTTAACCAGGAAATGAGTATGCAGGAGTACATGTACCGCATCATTCGGCACTACCTTAACCGTTACGATAATAACGTGCTGGAAGTAGCCAAGAAACTCGACATCGGAAAATCATCCCTCTACCGTTACCTTAAAGAGATGGAAGAGGCAGGCATCTGA